Proteins from a genomic interval of Candidatus Dormiibacterota bacterium:
- a CDS encoding SGNH/GDSL hydrolase family protein, with the protein MKMTYLTKTLAVLAVASLAACGGGGGGSTSSLTPIAPKAGATNPLFATFVGVGDSLTAGYQSEGILGVNSTNPFSILPGNLVPATQENGYWALMFEQATGMSAAQMASPATSVLPLINAPGIGSQLIPVNPANFQGSPFFVSHPGCDAFNLSAYSPSSFATVRANPQGTILDVAVPGITAHEAVNMVNPLTGPPPAAVGTYPAYSCAPYPSSTTDATAGGLQSLVSGESSLYIPILGQYLSQTAPQKLINGQPATMVNAAAMLKPTFATVWLGANDILKFAFSGGRAPMVNMSQSDMQNDITLAVQTLQKAGAQGVAVANLPTVLQTPQFFRGGLPASQAVCVTQNWFYCDFVSQVAPTIGPANAAAAAGAIVAYLQTKYGISSNGYLTESGFLAVLQQFGQGSTTPQLDPSGAGTGLGGAYISDTFASQINAMNAAFNTGIAAAASTTGVALVDINAVFNGLYNGTGPYFAQAASINPTPNPVTGAPFTCCSLVFTQGLLSFDGLHPSNTGYALIANAFIQAIDTKYTNANIPPLSAAQIQAIYATDPYAPH; encoded by the coding sequence ATGAAGATGACATATCTTACGAAGACCCTCGCCGTACTCGCGGTCGCGTCGCTCGCGGCTTGCGGCGGCGGAGGCGGCGGTTCAACCAGCAGCCTCACCCCGATCGCCCCCAAAGCGGGCGCGACCAACCCACTCTTCGCAACGTTCGTCGGCGTCGGCGACAGCCTCACGGCCGGCTACCAGTCCGAGGGTATCCTCGGCGTGAACTCGACCAACCCGTTCTCGATTCTTCCGGGCAACCTCGTTCCGGCGACTCAGGAGAACGGCTACTGGGCCCTGATGTTCGAACAAGCCACGGGCATGAGCGCGGCTCAGATGGCCAGCCCCGCGACCTCGGTGCTGCCGCTCATCAACGCTCCCGGCATCGGCAGCCAATTGATTCCCGTCAACCCCGCCAACTTCCAAGGCTCGCCGTTCTTCGTATCGCACCCGGGCTGCGATGCGTTTAACCTCTCAGCCTACTCGCCGTCGAGCTTTGCGACGGTTCGCGCCAACCCGCAGGGCACGATCCTCGACGTGGCCGTCCCCGGCATCACCGCCCACGAAGCAGTGAACATGGTCAACCCGCTGACCGGGCCGCCTCCGGCCGCGGTCGGAACCTATCCGGCGTATAGCTGCGCTCCGTATCCTTCCAGCACGACGGATGCAACGGCCGGTGGTCTCCAAAGCCTCGTCTCGGGCGAATCGTCGCTCTATATTCCCATCCTCGGCCAATACCTGAGCCAGACTGCGCCGCAGAAGCTGATCAACGGTCAGCCGGCAACGATGGTCAACGCCGCCGCGATGCTCAAACCAACCTTTGCAACGGTTTGGCTCGGCGCGAACGACATCCTGAAGTTTGCGTTCTCCGGCGGCAGAGCACCGATGGTGAACATGAGTCAGAGCGACATGCAGAACGACATCACGCTAGCGGTCCAGACGCTCCAAAAGGCCGGCGCGCAAGGCGTGGCCGTCGCAAACCTTCCGACGGTCCTGCAAACGCCGCAGTTCTTCCGTGGCGGATTGCCCGCAAGCCAAGCCGTCTGCGTTACCCAGAACTGGTTCTACTGCGATTTCGTATCGCAAGTCGCCCCCACGATCGGTCCGGCGAACGCCGCGGCCGCAGCGGGAGCGATCGTAGCCTACCTCCAGACCAAGTACGGCATTAGCTCGAACGGTTACCTCACCGAGAGCGGTTTCTTGGCCGTACTGCAGCAGTTCGGCCAGGGCAGCACGACGCCGCAACTCGATCCCAGCGGCGCGGGAACCGGCCTAGGCGGAGCCTACATCAGCGATACGTTCGCATCCCAGATCAACGCGATGAACGCCGCATTCAATACCGGCATCGCTGCAGCGGCCTCGACCACCGGGGTGGCGCTCGTCGACATCAATGCGGTATTCAACGGCCTCTATAACGGCACGGGCCCGTACTTCGCGCAGGCCGCCAGCATCAACCCGACGCCGAACCCGGTAACGGGCGCACCGTTCACGTGCTGCTCGCTCGTCTTCACGCAAGGCCTGCTCAGCTTCGACGGATTGCATCCCTCGAATACTGGCTACGCCTTGATCGCCAACGCGTTCATTCAAGCCATCGACACCAAGTATACGAACGCGAACATTCCGCCCCTAAGCGCGGCGCAGATCCAAGCGATCTACGCAACCGACCCCTACGCACCACATTAG
- a CDS encoding efflux RND transporter permease subunit: MTEFFLRRPIFAAVCSLVILIAGLVVMPTLPIAQYPQIAPPVVTVTATYIGASPQAVESAVTTPLENAINGVEGLRYISSTSAQGVSTITCTFNLGVNLDIAATDVQNAVQSASGELPAEVTQTGVTVSKNAGAFVMAVAVTSDNSKYDSLFLSNYAELNIVNDLKRVQGVSGVRIFGQRRYAMRIWLNPRALAAQGLATSDVISALQQQNVEVAAGSIGSSPESGSQPYTYTINAIGRLSTPKQFADIVLRTDANGGFTKLGDVARIQLGAEDYSSFLRFDGNQNVIGLGVQQLPTANALSVSQGVIATLDRLSKTFPPGVHYKVAFNSTTFVQESIKEVVVTLLLSILLVVLVIFLFLQDPRSTLIPAATIPVSLIGTFFVMKIFGFTINTITLFGLTLATGLVVDDAIVVIENIARYIQQNNMRGIEGAAAAMREIQSAVVASSLVLLAVFVPVAFFPGTTGQLYKQFALTIAASITISLFAALTLAPVLSARLLRGETESETGFFGWFNRGLHRLREFYHAKLPILFRHRWPVFGIFVLALVLTGILFKTTPTGFIPSEDQGYFIVLVQAPEGTSLANEHDIAVKAEQIIRSTKGVRDVFDVGGFSFAGAGPNRGMMFVQLEPWSQRTSFMESITGILYVGPNSLMARFAKEIPEAQILAFNPPAINGVGSFGGFQFELEDRGNVGLDKLMQTAYGYMGLGNAPDSPLTQVFTQFRTNSPQLQVNVDRNKAQSIGVSLADVFDTMQTDLGSVYVNNFDYLNRSYRVYVQADTPYRDRISSLQGLYVRSSKGGGMTPVSALISAKQTYTSPIISHYNLFRSLEINGNVKTGHGSGEAIAAMEQIAKKVDPPGVSYEWSGLTLDEIASGSQSALIFALGLVFVFLVLSAQYESFVDPLIVILAVPAALLGALLFMNYRLLMGHLGFPFILLAGDPTLSQDAYAQVGYVMLIGLASKSAILIVEFANQQLAAGADIVTAAMRGAQTRLRPILMTSIAFVVAVVPLVFATGAGSAARHSLGTVVFGGMLISTVLNLVITPVLYVIVKSIEHGAKDRRRARKLRASGAVD, from the coding sequence ATGACTGAGTTCTTCCTCCGGCGGCCGATCTTTGCCGCGGTCTGTTCGCTCGTAATCCTGATCGCGGGGCTCGTGGTTATGCCGACGCTGCCGATCGCGCAGTATCCGCAGATCGCTCCCCCGGTGGTGACGGTTACCGCTACCTATATCGGCGCCAGCCCGCAAGCGGTTGAAAGCGCTGTGACCACGCCGCTCGAGAACGCGATCAACGGCGTCGAAGGCCTACGCTACATCAGTTCGACGAGCGCGCAGGGCGTATCGACGATCACCTGTACCTTTAACCTCGGGGTCAATCTCGATATCGCGGCGACCGACGTGCAAAATGCCGTCCAGTCGGCGAGCGGCGAGCTACCGGCGGAAGTAACGCAAACCGGCGTCACGGTCTCGAAAAACGCGGGCGCATTCGTCATGGCCGTCGCGGTCACGTCGGATAATTCGAAGTACGATTCGCTGTTTTTGAGCAACTACGCCGAGCTCAATATCGTCAACGATCTCAAGCGCGTCCAGGGCGTCAGCGGCGTTCGGATCTTCGGGCAGCGTCGCTATGCAATGCGCATTTGGCTCAACCCGCGAGCGCTGGCGGCGCAGGGTCTTGCGACCAGCGACGTTATCAGCGCCCTCCAGCAGCAGAACGTCGAGGTTGCCGCCGGTAGTATCGGCTCGTCGCCTGAATCCGGTAGCCAACCGTACACCTACACGATCAACGCGATAGGCCGCCTCTCCACGCCGAAGCAATTCGCCGACATCGTGCTGCGCACCGACGCTAACGGTGGGTTTACGAAGCTTGGGGACGTCGCCCGCATCCAACTCGGTGCCGAAGATTACTCGAGTTTTCTAAGGTTCGACGGCAATCAGAACGTCATCGGGCTGGGCGTGCAACAATTACCGACGGCGAACGCGCTTTCAGTTTCACAGGGCGTCATTGCAACGCTCGATCGGCTCTCCAAAACTTTCCCGCCCGGCGTCCACTATAAAGTCGCGTTCAACTCGACCACGTTCGTGCAAGAATCGATCAAAGAAGTCGTCGTCACCCTCCTGCTCTCGATCCTGCTCGTGGTGTTGGTGATCTTCCTCTTCTTGCAAGATCCGCGCTCCACGCTGATCCCGGCCGCCACGATTCCGGTGTCGTTGATCGGCACGTTCTTCGTGATGAAGATCTTCGGTTTTACGATCAACACCATCACGCTCTTCGGCCTCACGCTGGCGACGGGGCTCGTGGTGGACGATGCGATCGTCGTCATCGAAAATATCGCGCGCTACATCCAACAGAACAACATGCGCGGCATCGAGGGTGCGGCGGCGGCGATGCGCGAGATTCAGAGCGCGGTCGTAGCATCGTCGCTCGTGCTCTTGGCGGTATTCGTGCCGGTCGCATTCTTCCCAGGCACGACCGGCCAGTTGTACAAACAATTCGCGCTGACGATCGCCGCCTCGATTACGATCTCGCTCTTCGCCGCCCTGACCCTCGCTCCGGTACTCTCGGCCAGACTCTTACGCGGCGAAACGGAATCCGAAACGGGCTTTTTCGGATGGTTTAATCGCGGCTTACACCGCCTGCGCGAGTTCTATCACGCCAAACTTCCGATTCTCTTTCGTCACCGATGGCCGGTATTCGGTATCTTCGTTCTCGCGCTGGTGCTCACCGGGATCCTCTTCAAGACCACGCCTACCGGCTTTATTCCAAGCGAGGATCAAGGGTACTTCATCGTCCTGGTCCAGGCTCCCGAAGGCACGTCGCTGGCCAACGAGCACGACATCGCGGTCAAAGCAGAGCAGATCATTCGCAGCACCAAGGGCGTCCGAGACGTTTTCGATGTCGGCGGATTTAGCTTCGCCGGCGCCGGGCCCAACCGCGGCATGATGTTCGTCCAGTTGGAGCCATGGTCGCAGCGCACCAGCTTCATGGAATCGATCACGGGGATACTATACGTCGGGCCCAATTCGCTGATGGCGCGCTTCGCCAAGGAGATTCCCGAAGCGCAAATACTCGCGTTCAATCCGCCGGCGATTAACGGCGTCGGAAGTTTCGGCGGATTCCAATTCGAGCTCGAAGACCGCGGCAACGTGGGCCTCGATAAGTTGATGCAGACTGCGTACGGGTACATGGGGCTGGGCAATGCGCCGGATTCGCCGCTCACGCAAGTCTTCACGCAGTTCCGTACGAATTCGCCGCAGTTGCAGGTGAACGTGGACCGCAATAAAGCGCAATCGATCGGCGTTTCGCTGGCCGACGTCTTCGATACCATGCAGACGGATCTCGGCTCCGTGTACGTCAATAACTTCGATTATCTCAACCGGTCGTACCGCGTGTACGTCCAGGCCGATACCCCGTATCGCGACCGCATCAGTTCGCTCCAAGGGTTGTACGTGCGCTCGAGCAAGGGCGGCGGAATGACTCCGGTCAGCGCCCTGATAAGCGCCAAGCAAACCTACACCTCGCCGATCATCAGCCACTACAATCTCTTCCGTTCGCTCGAAATCAACGGCAATGTGAAGACCGGGCACGGTAGCGGCGAGGCGATCGCAGCGATGGAGCAGATCGCCAAAAAGGTCGATCCGCCGGGCGTTAGCTACGAATGGTCGGGGCTGACCTTGGATGAGATCGCATCCGGATCCCAGAGCGCCCTCATCTTCGCGCTCGGCCTCGTCTTCGTGTTCCTGGTCCTCTCGGCGCAGTACGAAAGCTTCGTCGATCCGCTGATCGTCATTCTCGCGGTCCCGGCCGCGCTGCTCGGCGCACTGCTCTTTATGAATTATCGTCTGCTCATGGGCCACCTCGGCTTTCCATTCATCCTCCTCGCAGGCGATCCGACGCTCTCGCAGGATGCCTACGCGCAGGTCGGCTACGTCATGCTCATCGGCCTGGCCAGTAAGAGCGCGATTCTGATCGTGGAGTTCGCCAATCAGCAACTCGCGGCCGGGGCGGATATCGTCACGGCGGCGATGCGCGGCGCGCAGACCCGGCTCCGGCCGATCTTGATGACCTCGATCGCCTTCGTGGTAGCGGTGGTGCCGCTCGTGTTCGCTACCGGCGCGGGCTCGGCGGCGCGCCACTCGCTGGGCACGGTCGTCTTCGGCGGCATGCTCATCTCGACCGTACTCAACCTCGTGATCACCCCGGTGCTCTACGTCATCGTCAAATCGATCGAACACGGAGCCAAGGATCGCCGCCGGGCCAGGAAACTTCGGGCCTCCGGAGCCGTGGACTAG
- the lipA gene encoding lipoyl synthase has product MAIEIDLISPAKPQHARKPDWLRVSLPIGEDYERVKAKVNTLALNTVCKEAACPNLAECWGAGTATIMILGDTCTRGCRFCNVKTGNPKGVVDWMEPVRVAEAVRDLGWKYLVLTAVDRDDLADGGALIFANTIREIHERVAGARVEILSGDYHGDLVALDIVMDAKPDVFAHNLESVRRLTPTVRDKRATYDTSLRILAHAKSRAPERYTKTSLMLGLGETDAEIEQTMDDARAAGVDIFTMGQYLQPTKKHLPVVAFVTPERFAQLGALARSKGFHQVVSSPLSRSSYHAEQAFTQAG; this is encoded by the coding sequence GTGGCTATTGAAATCGACTTGATCTCCCCCGCAAAACCGCAGCACGCGCGCAAGCCGGATTGGCTACGCGTCTCGTTGCCGATCGGTGAGGATTACGAACGCGTCAAAGCCAAGGTGAATACGCTCGCGCTCAATACCGTGTGCAAAGAGGCCGCGTGCCCGAATCTTGCGGAATGCTGGGGCGCCGGCACGGCGACGATCATGATCTTGGGCGACACGTGCACGCGCGGCTGCCGCTTCTGCAACGTGAAGACTGGAAACCCGAAGGGCGTGGTCGATTGGATGGAGCCCGTACGGGTCGCCGAAGCGGTGCGCGATTTGGGCTGGAAGTATTTGGTGCTTACGGCCGTCGATCGCGACGATCTGGCGGATGGCGGAGCGCTGATCTTTGCGAATACGATTCGGGAGATTCACGAGCGCGTTGCGGGAGCGCGGGTTGAGATCCTCAGCGGGGATTATCACGGCGATCTGGTGGCGCTCGATATCGTGATGGATGCCAAGCCGGATGTATTCGCGCACAATCTCGAAAGCGTGCGACGCCTCACACCCACCGTGCGCGACAAGCGCGCGACGTACGATACCTCGCTACGCATTCTCGCCCATGCCAAATCTCGGGCACCCGAACGCTATACGAAGACCTCGCTCATGCTGGGGCTAGGCGAAACGGACGCGGAGATCGAGCAGACGATGGACGACGCACGAGCGGCCGGCGTCGATATCTTTACAATGGGGCAGTATCTGCAACCCACCAAGAAGCATCTTCCCGTGGTTGCCTTCGTTACGCCCGAGCGCTTTGCGCAACTCGGTGCGCTGGCACGTTCTAAAGGCTTCCATCAAGTCGTGTCGAGCCCGCTCTCGCGTAGCTCCTACCATGCCGAGCAGGCTTTTACGCAAGCGGGATAG
- the lipB gene encoding lipoyl(octanoyl) transferase LipB, producing the protein MATLTRARVLDLGFKPYREVWDLQHTLHAAVREGREPDTFIVVEHPPVITLGRQAKRDNVLIAPDLLARRGIEVVEIERGGDVTYHGPGQLVVYPIRKLERFREVVPLVRSLEGAVIETCARFGVVAERWSEHAGVWVGRDQICAIGLAVQKMVSLHGIALNVSTELDYDRLINPCGLTDRGITSLSQQLGRPVTLDEAKVVLLEELARSLNVEF; encoded by the coding sequence GTGGCAACTCTGACGCGCGCGCGCGTACTCGATCTCGGATTCAAGCCTTACCGCGAAGTGTGGGACTTGCAGCATACGCTGCATGCCGCGGTGCGTGAAGGGCGCGAGCCCGATACGTTTATCGTCGTCGAACATCCGCCGGTTATTACGCTGGGACGCCAGGCAAAACGCGATAACGTCTTGATTGCGCCGGATCTTTTAGCACGGCGCGGCATCGAGGTCGTTGAAATCGAGCGTGGCGGCGACGTGACTTATCACGGGCCCGGGCAGTTGGTCGTGTATCCGATTCGTAAATTAGAACGCTTTCGCGAAGTCGTCCCGCTCGTGCGATCCCTCGAAGGAGCGGTCATCGAAACGTGCGCGCGCTTCGGCGTCGTCGCCGAACGGTGGAGCGAACATGCGGGCGTGTGGGTTGGACGCGATCAGATTTGCGCGATCGGGTTGGCGGTTCAGAAGATGGTTTCGTTGCATGGAATCGCGCTCAACGTCTCGACCGAACTCGATTACGATCGGCTAATTAATCCGTGCGGTTTAACCGATCGCGGCATCACGTCGCTCTCGCAACAACTCGGACGGCCGGTAACGCTCGATGAAGCGAAAGTCGTGCTGCTCGAAGAACTCGCTCGCTCGCTCAACGTGGAATTTTAA